In one Lachnospiraceae bacterium GAM79 genomic region, the following are encoded:
- a CDS encoding Gx transporter family protein gives MGQKQKTSQKKSTNRKRQKKTHNSAGMIAQLGMFIAVAMVFSYIESFIRIDIAVPGIKIGLANIVTIVVLCKLGLADAVLVSALRIFLSSLLFGNFTVMIYSLAGAAVSMLFMWISVKLGFFSTTGTSILGGVGHNVGQLIVAYLVIKNQNILIYAPFLLVSGTIAGVLIGLAAAFVIRAVGGQIGKF, from the coding sequence ATGGGCCAGAAACAAAAAACTTCCCAAAAAAAATCTACAAATAGAAAGAGACAGAAAAAGACGCACAACAGCGCAGGAATGATAGCACAGCTTGGAATGTTTATTGCGGTTGCAATGGTGTTTTCATATATCGAATCCTTTATCCGAATCGATATCGCGGTACCGGGAATCAAGATCGGACTTGCCAATATTGTAACTATTGTAGTGCTGTGCAAGCTTGGACTTGCGGATGCGGTTTTGGTATCCGCGCTCCGTATCTTCCTGTCGTCTTTATTATTTGGCAATTTTACCGTTATGATATACAGTCTTGCCGGAGCAGCAGTCAGTATGCTGTTTATGTGGATCTCCGTTAAACTCGGATTCTTTTCAACAACGGGAACGAGTATTCTTGGAGGTGTCGGACATAATGTCGGTCAGCTTATCGTTGCATATCTGGTGATAAAGAATCAAAATATCCTGATATATGCTCCGTTTTTACTGGTCTCCGGAACGATCGCGGGAGTTCTGATCGGTCTTGCGGCAGCATTTGTCATACGGGCGGTTGGCGGTCAGATTGGCAAGTTTTAG
- a CDS encoding NusG domain II-containing protein: MIKKRDIILALMMILLGIVGYGVIRLGQKKGSQVVIYVDQKEIGRYDLDTDTTKEIQTAKGTNTLVIENGMAYVTDADCPDQVCIRMGKISKTGENIVCLPHKLVIQVEGDVGQESEYDNR, from the coding sequence ATGATAAAAAAAAGAGATATCATTCTGGCACTTATGATGATCCTTTTAGGAATTGTTGGTTATGGAGTTATCCGGCTGGGTCAGAAAAAAGGCAGTCAGGTTGTTATATATGTAGATCAGAAAGAAATCGGCAGATATGATCTGGATACAGATACCACGAAAGAGATTCAGACCGCAAAAGGAACGAATACGCTGGTGATAGAGAATGGCATGGCGTATGTAACAGATGCAGACTGTCCGGATCAGGTATGTATTCGTATGGGGAAGATATCGAAGACCGGAGAGAATATTGTCTGCCTGCCGCATAAGCTGGTGATTCAGGTGGAAGGTGATGTTGGACAGGAATCAGAATATGATAATCGATAA
- the metA gene encoding homoserine O-succinyltransferase: MPIRVDDDLPVKKILEDENIFVMGSDRAIRQDIRPLDILILNLMPLKQDAELQLMRSLSNTPLQVNISLIRTMTYESKHAPKGHLERFYTDFSSIKDRKWDGFIITGAPIEKMEFEDVEYWDELKEIMDWSEKNVTSTIHICWGAQAGLYYRYGVQKHELDKKLSGIYMHHTFHRKTPLVRGFDDIFYVPHSRYTGVDKDEIVKNPHLEIVAESDEAGPYLIIGDEGKNIFVTGHPEYDILTLDKEYKRDLAKGLNPDIPVNYYPDNDPSKTPIKSWRCHANTLYANWLNYYVYQITPYLWTEKKENK, encoded by the coding sequence ATGCCAATTAGAGTAGACGATGATTTACCCGTAAAGAAAATACTGGAGGATGAGAATATCTTCGTGATGGGTTCAGACAGAGCCATCCGTCAGGATATCCGTCCGCTTGATATATTGATATTAAATCTGATGCCTTTGAAGCAGGATGCAGAATTACAGCTTATGAGAAGCCTGTCAAATACACCGCTCCAGGTGAATATTTCCCTGATCCGTACGATGACATACGAATCAAAGCATGCGCCGAAGGGACATTTGGAACGGTTCTACACTGATTTTTCCAGCATCAAAGACAGAAAATGGGATGGATTCATCATCACGGGAGCACCAATCGAGAAGATGGAATTTGAAGATGTGGAATATTGGGATGAATTAAAAGAGATCATGGACTGGTCAGAGAAAAACGTAACATCCACGATCCATATCTGCTGGGGCGCGCAGGCAGGTCTGTACTATCGGTACGGGGTGCAGAAGCATGAGCTGGATAAGAAATTATCAGGAATCTATATGCATCATACCTTCCACAGAAAGACACCGCTTGTTCGTGGGTTTGATGATATCTTCTATGTACCGCATTCCAGATATACAGGTGTCGATAAAGATGAGATCGTAAAAAATCCGCATCTGGAGATCGTAGCGGAGTCCGATGAGGCAGGACCTTATCTGATCATTGGCGATGAAGGAAAGAATATTTTCGTAACAGGACATCCGGAATATGATATTCTGACGCTGGATAAAGAATATAAGCGTGACCTTGCAAAGGGGCTGAATCCCGATATTCCGGTAAATTATTATCCGGACAACGATCCGAGCAAGACACCGATCAAATCCTGGCGTTGCCATGCCAATACTTTATATGCAAATTGGCTGAATTATTATGTCTACCAGATAACCCCATATCTGTGGACAGAGAAGAAAGAAAACAAATAA
- the ligA gene encoding NAD-dependent DNA ligase LigA: MEKRDRIKELVEKLNEASKKYYQEDTEIMSNLEYDALYDELVELEKETGIVMSNSPTVHVGYEIVSELPKEVHEHPMLSLDKTKSVEALAAWLGTHQGVISWKLDGLTVVLTYENGTLVKAVTRGNGLEGEVITNNARVFANIPKEIPYKGKLTIRGEAVIKYSDFEKINEQIADADAKYKNPRNLCSGSVRQLNNRITKERNVHFFAFNLVDGEDVDFKNSFSYELDWLEQQGFDVVEHYLIDADKLPERVAQFAEQIEKNDFPSDGLVLVLEDLAYGKSLGRTAKFPRDSMAFKWADEQAVTHLQYVEWSPSRTGLINPVAVFDPVSLEGTTVGRASIHNVSILRSLQLGIGDEISVYKANMIIPQIAENHTRSGNVPIPESCPACGGLTKIVTEGEGVDQVETLYCTNEFCPAKKLKSFAHFVSRNAMNIDGLSEATIDKFIEQGYLDHLDDLYHMNRHEEEIVELEGFGEKSYAKLIQAVDTSRHTTMNRFVYGLGIPGVGDATAKLICKHFKNNLDQIMHADVEAYTEIDGIGTVIAEEIVRYFKNPSNCAIIDKLLHELEFEAETETVPQTLAGITFVITGSLEQFANRDEMKQYIEDRGGKVAGSVSSKTGYLVNNDVTSTSSKNKKAQSLGIPIISETQFLEQFS, encoded by the coding sequence TTGGAAAAGAGAGACAGGATCAAAGAATTAGTTGAAAAACTGAATGAGGCATCAAAGAAATATTATCAGGAAGATACCGAGATCATGAGCAATCTGGAATATGATGCCTTGTATGATGAACTGGTAGAACTTGAGAAAGAGACAGGAATCGTAATGTCGAACAGTCCGACGGTTCATGTCGGATATGAGATTGTAAGCGAGCTTCCGAAAGAGGTTCATGAGCATCCAATGCTTTCTCTGGATAAGACCAAGAGTGTGGAAGCACTGGCAGCATGGCTTGGCACACATCAGGGTGTGATCTCATGGAAGTTAGATGGTCTTACCGTTGTCCTTACCTATGAGAATGGTACGCTTGTAAAAGCAGTAACCAGAGGAAATGGTTTAGAGGGCGAGGTTATAACGAACAACGCAAGAGTATTTGCAAATATTCCGAAAGAGATTCCATATAAGGGTAAGTTGACGATCCGTGGAGAGGCAGTTATCAAGTATTCAGATTTTGAGAAGATAAATGAGCAGATCGCAGATGCAGATGCAAAATATAAAAACCCGAGAAACTTATGCAGCGGCTCTGTCAGACAGCTGAATAACCGAATCACAAAAGAGAGAAACGTGCATTTCTTTGCCTTTAATCTGGTGGATGGAGAAGATGTGGACTTTAAGAATTCCTTTTCCTATGAATTAGACTGGCTGGAGCAGCAAGGCTTTGATGTCGTAGAGCATTATCTGATCGATGCTGATAAGCTTCCGGAGCGTGTTGCCCAGTTTGCAGAACAGATCGAGAAGAACGATTTTCCATCGGATGGTCTGGTACTGGTGTTAGAAGATCTTGCATATGGAAAGAGTCTCGGTAGAACAGCGAAGTTCCCAAGGGACAGTATGGCATTCAAATGGGCGGATGAACAGGCAGTGACCCATCTGCAGTATGTGGAGTGGAGCCCTTCCAGAACGGGACTTATCAATCCGGTTGCGGTATTTGATCCGGTGTCCCTTGAAGGAACAACAGTCGGCCGTGCAAGTATCCATAATGTCAGTATCCTTCGGTCGTTGCAGCTTGGGATTGGAGATGAGATCTCGGTCTATAAGGCAAATATGATCATTCCGCAGATTGCCGAAAATCATACCAGAAGTGGAAATGTACCGATCCCGGAATCCTGTCCTGCCTGTGGTGGCCTGACAAAGATCGTGACGGAGGGAGAGGGTGTAGATCAGGTAGAGACCCTTTATTGTACCAATGAATTCTGCCCTGCAAAGAAGTTAAAATCATTTGCGCATTTTGTATCCAGAAATGCAATGAATATTGACGGCCTCTCAGAAGCCACGATTGATAAATTTATCGAACAGGGATATCTGGATCATTTGGATGATCTCTATCACATGAATCGTCATGAAGAAGAGATCGTTGAGTTGGAAGGCTTTGGAGAGAAGTCTTATGCGAAGCTGATCCAGGCTGTTGATACATCCAGACATACAACGATGAATCGCTTTGTCTATGGCCTTGGAATTCCGGGTGTCGGAGATGCAACAGCGAAGCTGATCTGCAAACATTTTAAAAATAACCTGGATCAGATCATGCATGCGGATGTAGAAGCATATACAGAGATTGATGGAATCGGAACAGTGATCGCGGAGGAAATTGTAAGATATTTTAAAAATCCGTCGAATTGTGCTATTATAGATAAGTTACTTCATGAATTAGAGTTTGAAGCAGAGACCGAGACTGTACCGCAGACACTTGCAGGTATTACCTTTGTAATAACCGGAAGTCTGGAGCAGTTTGCAAACCGGGATGAGATGAAGCAGTATATCGAAGACCGGGGTGGAAAGGTAGCAGGTTCCGTATCATCAAAGACCGGATATCTGGTCAATAACGATGTGACCTCTACGTCTTCAAAGAATAAAAAAGCACAGAGTCTGGGAATACCGATTATTTCAGAGACACAGTTTCTGGAACAGTTTTCCTGA
- a CDS encoding Lrp/AsnC family transcriptional regulator produces the protein MDNIDKKILHLLQHNARTPLKYLANKVFLSSPAVSARIDRLEKAGVITGYHAGINPEALGYHITAFIHMALDPKQKPTFYPFIDACPNVLECNCVTGAYSMLIKVCFPSTMELDSFIGQLQRFGNTETQIVFSTPVQTRGIDIGIVSPENEENAI, from the coding sequence ATGGATAATATCGATAAGAAAATATTACATTTATTACAGCACAATGCCAGAACCCCTTTAAAGTATCTGGCAAATAAAGTATTTCTCTCCTCTCCTGCGGTATCCGCAAGAATCGACCGGCTGGAAAAGGCAGGTGTGATCACCGGATACCATGCAGGCATCAATCCGGAAGCTCTGGGGTATCACATTACCGCATTTATACACATGGCACTCGATCCGAAACAGAAACCGACTTTTTATCCTTTTATCGATGCTTGTCCGAATGTGCTGGAATGTAATTGCGTGACCGGTGCTTACTCCATGTTGATAAAGGTCTGCTTCCCAAGTACGATGGAGCTGGATTCTTTTATCGGACAGCTACAGCGATTCGGAAATACAGAAACACAGATCGTATTCTCCACTCCGGTACAGACCCGTGGAATCGACATCGGTATTGTATCTCCTGAAAATGAAGAAAATGCCATTTAA
- a CDS encoding ABC-F family ATP-binding cassette domain-containing protein translates to MILDCQNISKAFGTNVILDNVSFHLEDKEKMAIVGINGAGKTTLLKIIMQEEEADSGQIVLSKDRTIGYLSQHQDIFYDDTVYGVMEDAMKPVIELQDKIRKLEQDMTTLTGNELNAALSTYNRYTHEFEYKNGYAYESEITGVLRGLGFSKEDFDRHTDTLSGGQKTRLSLGRLLLTKPDIIILDEPTNHLDMDSISWLETFLTGYQGSVILVSHDRYFLDKIVSKVVELDRGHSTVYNGNYTYFSQKRAEIRANMMKAYLNQQADIRHQEEVITKLKQFNREKSIKRAESREKMLDRVERLDKPTELNSEMRLTLEPSVISGEDVLTIEGLSKAFEQYNLFSDLNMEIKRGEHVALIGGNGTGKTTILKIINKLVPKDAGTVILGSRVKIGYYDQEHQVLNMNNTVFDEISNAYPDLTNTRIRNVLAAFLFTGEDVFKRIADLSGGEKGRVSLAKMMLSSANFLILDEPTNHLDITSKEILEEAIRSYTGTVLYVSHDRYFINQTATRIIELKDKKLTNYIGNYDYYESHRVQPASTGKQAFAPVSDTVSQEKQPESQAKLSWKENKAEQARLRKKANDLKKLEDKIEQLENHLAEIDEEFLVPENATNVALLNDLTKERNSVEEELNTLYEQWEELSSEE, encoded by the coding sequence ATGATTCTCGATTGTCAAAATATAAGTAAAGCATTCGGAACCAACGTAATTCTCGATAATGTATCCTTTCATCTTGAAGATAAGGAGAAAATGGCGATTGTTGGTATCAATGGTGCAGGCAAAACAACATTATTAAAGATCATTATGCAGGAAGAAGAAGCAGACTCCGGGCAGATTGTGTTATCTAAAGACCGTACGATCGGCTACCTCTCCCAGCATCAGGATATTTTCTATGACGATACGGTATACGGCGTGATGGAGGATGCCATGAAGCCCGTGATCGAGCTTCAGGATAAGATCCGCAAACTGGAACAGGATATGACAACACTGACCGGTAATGAACTGAACGCTGCTCTCTCGACCTATAATCGTTATACCCATGAATTTGAATATAAAAACGGATACGCCTATGAAAGCGAGATCACCGGAGTATTAAGGGGACTTGGCTTCTCCAAAGAAGATTTCGATCGTCATACCGATACCTTATCGGGCGGACAGAAAACCCGTCTCTCTCTCGGCAGACTTCTGCTTACAAAACCGGACATCATCATCTTGGACGAGCCGACCAACCATCTGGATATGGATTCGATCAGCTGGCTTGAAACCTTTCTGACAGGCTATCAGGGAAGTGTGATCCTCGTCTCCCACGACCGTTATTTTCTGGATAAGATCGTATCAAAGGTCGTAGAACTCGATCGTGGTCATAGCACCGTATATAACGGAAACTATACCTACTTCTCTCAAAAACGTGCTGAGATCCGGGCAAATATGATGAAAGCCTACTTAAACCAGCAGGCAGATATCAGACATCAGGAAGAAGTTATTACAAAGCTCAAGCAGTTCAACCGTGAAAAATCGATCAAGCGGGCAGAAAGCCGTGAAAAGATGTTAGACCGTGTGGAACGTCTGGACAAGCCAACCGAATTAAACAGCGAGATGCGGCTGACACTGGAACCATCCGTTATCAGCGGTGAAGATGTACTTACGATCGAAGGACTGTCCAAAGCATTTGAACAGTATAATCTGTTCTCCGATCTGAATATGGAGATCAAACGAGGTGAGCATGTCGCCCTGATCGGCGGAAACGGAACCGGTAAGACTACGATCTTAAAGATCATCAACAAGCTTGTTCCAAAGGATGCCGGAACCGTAATCTTAGGCTCCCGTGTCAAGATCGGTTACTACGATCAGGAGCATCAGGTCCTGAATATGAACAATACTGTATTTGACGAGATCAGCAACGCCTACCCTGACCTGACCAATACCAGGATCAGAAATGTTCTTGCCGCCTTTCTGTTTACCGGAGAGGATGTATTCAAGCGGATCGCTGACTTGAGCGGTGGCGAAAAAGGTCGTGTATCCCTTGCTAAAATGATGCTCTCATCTGCAAACTTCCTGATTCTCGATGAGCCGACCAACCATCTGGATATCACATCCAAGGAGATCCTTGAAGAAGCGATACGAAGCTATACGGGAACAGTCCTTTATGTATCTCATGATCGATATTTTATCAATCAGACAGCAACAAGGATCATCGAATTAAAGGACAAGAAGTTGACGAATTATATCGGAAACTATGATTACTACGAAAGTCACAGAGTCCAGCCGGCTTCCACCGGAAAGCAGGCATTTGCACCGGTTTCTGATACTGTCTCTCAAGAAAAGCAGCCGGAATCTCAGGCAAAGCTCTCCTGGAAGGAAAACAAAGCCGAACAGGCAAGACTTCGTAAAAAAGCAAATGATCTGAAAAAACTGGAAGACAAGATCGAACAGCTTGAAAATCATCTGGCTGAAATTGATGAAGAATTTCTGGTTCCTGAAAATGCAACAAATGTTGCACTGTTAAATGATCTGACGAAAGAACGAAACTCCGTAGAAGAAGAGCTGAACACATTGTATGAACAATGGGAAGAATTATCTTCCGAGGAGTAA
- a CDS encoding RnfABCDGE type electron transport complex subunit G gives MDKKSIVIATVAILVITLVAGGVLAYVQQITKKPIEQAEQQAKEDAYREVFTEADNFRTVDGFDSETAATWLSDKGYKADIDEAVIACDKDGNALGYVFVITSHEAYGGDLQLALGVAEDGTTNGISFLSLSETAGLGMQADTDEFKSQFAGKNVAQFKYTKSGAASDEEIDALSGATITTNAVTNAVNAGLSYADYLKGGAN, from the coding sequence ATGGATAAGAAGTCTATCGTGATCGCAACGGTAGCGATCCTTGTCATTACACTTGTTGCCGGCGGTGTGCTCGCATATGTACAGCAGATCACAAAGAAGCCGATCGAGCAGGCAGAACAGCAGGCAAAGGAGGACGCATACCGGGAAGTATTTACAGAGGCGGATAACTTCCGGACGGTAGATGGCTTCGACAGTGAGACTGCAGCTACATGGCTTTCGGATAAAGGCTATAAGGCAGATATAGATGAGGCAGTAATTGCCTGTGATAAAGACGGAAATGCACTTGGTTATGTATTTGTTATTACATCCCATGAGGCATATGGCGGAGATCTTCAGCTTGCCCTTGGTGTGGCAGAGGATGGAACTACAAACGGTATCTCCTTCCTGTCATTAAGTGAGACAGCAGGCCTTGGTATGCAGGCAGATACAGATGAGTTTAAATCACAGTTTGCAGGAAAAAATGTAGCACAGTTTAAATATACAAAATCCGGTGCAGCATCGGATGAGGAGATCGATGCATTAAGTGGTGCGACGATCACGACAAATGCAGTTACAAATGCAGTAAATGCAGGACTTTCCTATGCAGATTATCTGAAAGGAGGAGCAAACTAA
- a CDS encoding FAD:protein FMN transferase — MKNKLALLSGILCIGLVIAFIFYTGKDNQKKEGYTTTGFAMGTAVTVSVYSDQGRQDADAVIDCVSRLEREQISWRIEGSEVYRVNHEYKAGEPYEISYDLAYAVLQERKVSEAGDDLLALTIRPLASCWGIEDGKKQVPETQKIEEACSAVDDSKVHIVDEQGKELTQVSDLSENGTWYVLFDEAGLSLDFGAMGKGIACDRVAENLEENQVEGACVAVGGSVLCYGTKPDGSGFRIGIRDPRGTENDMMGTIEVRSDKHPVYISTSGDYEKYFIQDGKRYHHILNPKTGYPADTGTISATVICESGALSDALSTMCILLPVDQALKLVKSFDADAILIDEDKNIHMTEQAGKQFTITNGDYKVK, encoded by the coding sequence TTGAAGAATAAACTTGCATTATTATCAGGCATATTGTGTATCGGGCTGGTAATTGCGTTTATCTTTTATACCGGAAAGGATAATCAGAAAAAAGAAGGGTATACGACGACCGGATTTGCCATGGGAACCGCAGTTACGGTATCGGTCTATTCGGATCAGGGCAGACAGGATGCGGATGCAGTGATTGACTGTGTAAGCAGACTGGAGCGTGAACAGATCTCATGGCGGATAGAAGGCTCAGAGGTATACCGTGTGAATCATGAATATAAGGCAGGAGAGCCTTATGAGATAAGCTATGACCTTGCATATGCGGTCTTACAGGAAAGGAAGGTAAGCGAAGCGGGGGATGATCTGCTGGCACTCACGATCCGACCGTTAGCATCCTGCTGGGGTATCGAAGACGGAAAGAAGCAAGTACCGGAGACTCAGAAGATAGAAGAAGCCTGTTCGGCAGTTGACGATTCGAAAGTGCATATCGTAGATGAACAGGGGAAAGAGCTGACACAGGTAAGTGATCTTTCAGAGAATGGAACATGGTATGTGCTGTTTGATGAAGCAGGCTTAAGCCTTGATTTCGGTGCGATGGGAAAAGGTATTGCCTGTGACCGGGTGGCAGAAAACCTTGAAGAAAATCAGGTGGAAGGCGCTTGTGTGGCAGTCGGCGGCAGCGTCTTATGCTACGGCACAAAGCCGGATGGTTCCGGTTTCCGGATCGGTATTCGAGATCCGAGAGGAACTGAAAATGATATGATGGGAACCATAGAAGTCCGGTCAGACAAGCATCCGGTCTATATATCAACATCCGGAGATTATGAGAAGTATTTTATTCAGGATGGAAAACGGTATCATCATATCTTAAATCCAAAGACCGGATACCCGGCAGACACCGGAACGATATCAGCGACAGTGATCTGTGAAAGCGGAGCATTAAGTGATGCCTTATCAACGATGTGTATTCTGCTTCCTGTGGATCAGGCACTTAAGCTTGTAAAAAGCTTTGACGCAGATGCGATTCTGATTGATGAGGATAAGAATATACATATGACAGAGCAGGCAGGAAAACAGTTCACGATAACAAATGGAGACTATAAAGTAAAATGA
- the rsxC gene encoding electron transport complex subunit RsxC: MGLLTFSGGIHPYEGKDLTKDKPVREYLPKGECVYPLSQHIGAPAVPIVKRGDRVLVGQKIAEAGGFVSANIHSSISGTVKMIEPRMTNGGNKVNSIVIENDGLFETIDFSENVRDLSTLYREDIKDMIKEAGIVGMGGAGFPSHVKLSPKNEDDIEYIIVNGAECEPYLTSDYRRMLEETEKLILGLQICVNLFDKAKGIIAIEDNKPEAIAKISEHLADNDKIEVKVLKTKYPQGAERQLIYATTGRYVNSKMLPADAGCIVHNTDTIVSIYEAVIEGKPLYTRIVTVTGDAIVNPCNLLVHNGTSCREIIEAAGGFKDGKLPEKIIAGGPMMGKAMFSLDVPAVKGLSALLCMTHDEVQDWEPSACIRCGRCVDVCPGRIIPSDLAKYAEHGNIDAFLKHDGMECCECGCCSYVCPAKRHLTQTIAGTRKNILASKKR; this comes from the coding sequence ATGGGTTTATTAACTTTTTCGGGTGGTATTCATCCATATGAAGGCAAAGATCTAACAAAAGACAAGCCTGTCAGAGAATATCTTCCAAAGGGAGAGTGTGTTTATCCGCTCAGTCAGCATATAGGTGCACCGGCTGTTCCGATCGTAAAGCGTGGCGACCGTGTACTGGTAGGACAGAAGATTGCAGAGGCGGGAGGATTTGTTTCGGCAAATATCCATTCTTCAATCTCAGGAACGGTAAAAATGATCGAACCGAGGATGACAAATGGCGGTAATAAAGTAAATTCAATCGTAATAGAGAATGACGGTTTATTTGAAACGATTGATTTCTCTGAGAATGTGAGAGATCTCTCTACACTCTACAGAGAAGACATCAAGGATATGATCAAGGAGGCAGGTATCGTCGGAATGGGTGGTGCAGGTTTCCCATCTCATGTAAAGTTGTCGCCGAAAAATGAAGATGATATCGAATATATCATTGTAAACGGTGCGGAGTGTGAACCGTATCTGACATCTGATTACAGAAGAATGTTAGAGGAGACAGAAAAGCTGATCCTTGGACTTCAGATCTGTGTAAATCTGTTTGATAAAGCAAAGGGAATTATCGCGATCGAAGACAATAAGCCGGAAGCGATCGCAAAGATCTCCGAGCATCTGGCTGATAACGATAAGATCGAGGTAAAGGTCTTAAAAACCAAATATCCACAGGGCGCGGAACGTCAGTTGATTTATGCAACGACAGGAAGATATGTGAATTCCAAGATGCTTCCGGCAGATGCGGGCTGTATCGTACATAATACAGATACGATCGTTTCCATCTATGAAGCGGTGATCGAGGGTAAGCCACTGTACACCAGAATCGTAACGGTTACAGGTGATGCTATCGTTAATCCATGTAATCTGCTGGTTCATAATGGTACAAGCTGTCGGGAGATCATAGAAGCAGCAGGCGGTTTTAAGGATGGCAAGCTGCCGGAGAAGATCATTGCGGGTGGACCTATGATGGGTAAAGCGATGTTCTCACTCGATGTTCCGGCAGTAAAAGGACTGTCGGCACTTCTTTGTATGACACATGATGAGGTTCAGGACTGGGAGCCATCTGCATGTATCCGTTGCGGAAGATGCGTGGATGTCTGTCCGGGAAGAATTATTCCGTCAGATCTTGCAAAATATGCAGAGCATGGCAATATAGATGCATTCTTAAAACATGATGGTATGGAATGCTGTGAGTGTGGCTGTTGTTCTTATGTATGTCCTGCCAAGAGACATCTGACACAGACAATAGCAGGAACTAGAAAGAACATTCTGGCAAGTAAGAAGAGGTAG
- a CDS encoding pseudouridine synthase translates to MAEGIRINKYLSEAGICSRRAADEYILKGRITINGKPAEMGQKIEANDRVMVDGKPVRKREETVILAYNKPLGLTCTASHDDPDNIFDHIKYPIRLQYVGRLDKDSQGLLLLTNDGDLSNSIQKSVNNHEKEYRVRVNKPITDEFLTQMAAGVPILDTVTKKCRLYKIDNYSFKIIITQGLNRQIRRMCEYFGYKVVNLKRLRVINIRLGNLRPGEYRHLTKEEETELRRLVERKEEVKTKREEAQPDNKNEQNVVGNKRYVSWKRETGSKN, encoded by the coding sequence ATGGCAGAAGGTATTCGAATCAATAAATATCTGAGCGAAGCTGGTATTTGTTCCAGACGTGCTGCAGATGAATATATATTAAAGGGCAGGATCACAATAAATGGGAAGCCTGCGGAGATGGGACAGAAGATAGAGGCAAATGACAGGGTAATGGTTGATGGAAAGCCTGTAAGAAAGCGTGAAGAGACAGTTATTCTTGCATACAATAAACCATTGGGACTGACCTGTACGGCAAGTCATGATGATCCGGATAACATCTTCGATCATATAAAGTATCCGATCCGATTGCAGTATGTAGGAAGATTAGATAAGGATTCACAGGGATTGCTGCTTCTGACAAACGATGGAGATCTGTCAAACAGTATCCAGAAGTCAGTCAATAATCATGAGAAGGAATACCGTGTCCGCGTGAATAAGCCGATCACGGATGAATTTTTAACACAGATGGCGGCAGGTGTTCCGATTCTTGATACGGTGACAAAAAAATGTCGTCTGTATAAGATCGATAATTATTCCTTTAAGATCATAATTACACAGGGGCTGAATCGCCAGATCCGTCGAATGTGCGAATACTTTGGATACAAGGTCGTAAATCTGAAACGGCTTCGAGTGATCAATATTCGTCTGGGGAATCTGAGACCGGGTGAGTACCGCCATTTGACAAAGGAAGAAGAAACAGAACTCAGACGTTTAGTGGAACGAAAAGAAGAAGTAAAAACAAAGCGGGAAGAAGCACAGCCGGATAATAAAAATGAACAGAATGTTGTTGGAAACAAGAGGTATGTCAGTTGGAAAAGAGAGACAGGATCAAAGAATTAG
- a CDS encoding RnfABCDGE type electron transport complex subunit A: MMHILLLAVGAALVNNVILSQFLGLCPFLGVSKSVNTATGMGGAVIFVMTIASAVTSIVYYGILSPLGLDYLNTIVFILVIAALVQFVEMFLKKNMKSLYESLGVYLPLITTNCAVLGIALSNVQNEYTIFESIVNGFGSAVGFAISITILAGIREKLEYSDIPEAFKGTPIVLITSGLMAIAFFGFAGLI, translated from the coding sequence ATAATGCATATTTTATTATTGGCAGTTGGAGCAGCCCTCGTAAATAATGTAATATTAAGCCAGTTCCTTGGACTGTGTCCTTTCCTTGGTGTATCAAAGAGTGTAAACACAGCGACCGGTATGGGCGGAGCCGTTATATTTGTTATGACGATCGCTTCAGCAGTAACGAGTATTGTTTATTATGGAATCCTTTCTCCGTTGGGATTGGATTATCTGAATACGATTGTGTTCATTCTTGTAATAGCGGCATTGGTACAGTTTGTAGAGATGTTCTTAAAGAAGAATATGAAGTCTTTATACGAGTCACTCGGAGTATACCTTCCATTGATCACAACAAACTGTGCAGTTCTTGGTATCGCACTTTCGAATGTGCAGAATGAATATACGATTTTTGAGAGTATTGTAAATGGCTTTGGTTCAGCAGTAGGTTTTGCGATCTCAATTACGATCCTTGCAGGTATCCGTGAGAAACTGGAATACAGTGATATTCCGGAAGCGTTTAAGGGTACTCCGATCGTTCTGATCACATCAGGTCTGATGGCAATAGCGTTCTTTGGCTTTGCCGGATTGATATAA